A region from the Lemur catta isolate mLemCat1 chromosome 7, mLemCat1.pri, whole genome shotgun sequence genome encodes:
- the MYOD1 gene encoding myoblast determination protein 1, whose protein sequence is MELLSPPLRDVDLTGPDGSLCSFATADDFYDDPCFDSPDLRFFEDLDPRLVHVGALLKPEEHSHFPAAVHPAPGAREDEHVRAPSGHHQAGRCLLWACKACKRKTTNADRRKAATMRERRRLSKVNEAFETLKRCTSSNPNQRLPKVEILRNAIRYIESLQALLRDQDAAAPGAASAFYAPGPLPPGRGGEHYSGDSDASSPRSNCSDGMMDYSGPPSGARRRNCYEGAYYSEAPSEPRPGKSAAVSSLDCLSSIVERISTESPAAPALLLADVPPESPPRPQEATAQSEGERGAPTPSPDTAPQCPAGANPNPIYQVL, encoded by the exons ATGGAGCTACTGTCACCGCCGCTCCGAGACGTAGACTTGACGGGCCCCGACGGCTCTCTTTGCTCCTTTGCCACAGCGGATGACTTCTATGACGACCCGTGTTTTGACTCCCCGGACCTGCGCTTCTTCGAGGACCTGGACCCGCGCCTGGTGCACGTGGGCGCACTCCTGAAGCCTGAGGAGCACTCGCATTTCCCTGCGGCCGTGCACCCGGCCCCGGGCGCGCGCGAGGACGAGCATGTGCGCGCGCCCAGCGGGCACCACCAGGCGGGCCGCTGCCTACTGTGGGCCTGCAAGGCGTGCAAGCGCAAGACCACCAACGCCGACCGCCGCAAGGCCGCCACCATGCGCGAGCGACGCCGCCTGAGCAAAGTTAATGAGGCCTTCGAGACGCTCAAGCGCTGCACGTCGAGCAACCCTAACCAGCGGTTGCCCAAGGTAGAGATCCTCCGCAACGCCATCCGCTATATCGAGAGCCTACAGGCTCTTCTGCGCGACCAGGACGCCGCGGCCCCTGGCGCTGCCTCCGCCTTCTACGCGCCAGGCCCGCTGCCCCCCGGCCGCGGAGGCGAGCACTACAGCGGAGACTCGGACGCGTCCAGCCCGCGCTCCAACTGTTCCGACGGCATG ATGGACTACAGCGGCCCTCCGAGCGGCGCCCGGCGGCGGAACTGCTATGAAGGCGCCTACTACAGCGAGGCGCCCAGCG AACCCAGGCCCGGGAAGAGTGCGGCCGTGTCGAGCCTAGACTGCCTGTCCAGCATCGTGGAGCGCATCTCCACCGAGAGCCCCGCGGCACCCGCGCTCCTGCTGGCCGACGTGCCGCCGGAGTCGCCTCCGCGCCCGCAAGAGGCGACCGCCCAGAGCGAGGGCGAGCGTGGCGCCCCCACCCCGTCCCCGGACACCGCCCCGCAGTGCCCGGCGGGCGCGAACCCCAACCCGATCTACCAGGTGCTCTGA